The stretch of DNA AAAAGCAAAATGGTTCCTCTTACAGATACTTTTACAATTTTTCCACGTAATATAGAAGGGGGGGTTACAGAAATTAGATATCCTAACTGCTCCAAATAAGTAGCAATAGAACCAGAAACCATATTCCCCAGTTCTCCTATTGCACTGATGGCCATATCATCTAACTCTTTAACTTCCATCATTCCTTGCATCATGTCACTAACCAAAGCTAATGCTACTTCTTGGGAAAAAGAATAAACGATATTTCCTTCCAAAACACCTGTAAATCCTATGTTAGTAACCACATCATATTCTTTCTCAATTTCCTTAATAACCTTAGGTTTTTCTATTTTTAAATCAAGATTTGTAATAACTTTAAAAGAGTTTTTAACCGCCGAAAGTATTGAATTAACAATATTTACGTCTATTTTAACCACCATCCTGATTTTTCTTTTATAAATTCAATTTTTTATACTATACTTCGTACCTTCTGGGGTATCTTTTATTTCAAAATTAATGGCATTCAACTTGTCCCTTATATAATCGCTAATTTCATAAAATCCCTTTTTTCTTAGCTCTGTACGAACATTTAAAATGATTTCCATTAAAGAATTTATCTCTAAATTATTATCTTTAATTTGCTCATTAGTTTCAAATATTCCTAATATACTTCCGTATATATATCTAATAGTGTAATATATCTCTATAATTTTTTTCTCATTTTTGGTATCTAAAGCTTTATTCAATTCTTTTGAAAGTTCAAAAATTCTTGCTATAACGTTGGGTGTATTGAAATCATTAGATAAATTTTCAATGAGATAATTTTCGTTTTCTTTGACAAAGCTATCTTCTTTAGGATAAGGTACTTTGCCCAAAAAATAATCTTCCACTGATTGTA from Petrotoga sp. 9PWA.NaAc.5.4 encodes:
- a CDS encoding chemotaxis protein CheX — protein: MVKIDVNIVNSILSAVKNSFKVITNLDLKIEKPKVIKEIEKEYDVVTNIGFTGVLEGNIVYSFSQEVALALVSDMMQGMMEVKELDDMAISAIGELGNMVSGSIATYLEQLGYLISVTPPSILRGKIVKVSVRGTILLFPIYVSEKNEMDLYFVFKEKK